The following nucleotide sequence is from Gemmatimonadaceae bacterium.
CGGCATGTAAACGACAATGCGCCCATCGACGTCGAGGCCATACTGCTTCACCGTGCCGACGACGCCGGCGATCCTGAACTTTCGTGCGGGATTGAACCACACGTGCTTGCCGATCGCCTCGCCCTTCGGCCAGAAGCGTTGCGCGAACTTGTTGTCGATGAGGACAACGGGTTCCGCATTCTCCGCCAGATCCGCATCGGTGAAGACTCGTCCGGCGATGAGCGGGATCCGCATCGTGCTGAAGTAGTTCGTCGTCGCGCCCCGTTGGTCGACTTGCAGCTCGTGCCCCGGCTCGGGCGTCCATCCTTCGACATTGATCTGGCCCCACCCGACCGATGACGTGAACGGAAGCGCGGAAACCGCTCCGCGCTCTTTCACGCCAGGGACGCTCGCCAGCTGGTCTCCGAAGGTGGTCCAGTACGCCAGCGCGGCGTTGCGATCGTCGAAATGACGCCCGGATACGCCGAGCCGCATCGACACGACACCGTCGGGTTGGAAGCCTGGCGAGACGCGCTGCAGCTGAACGAAGCTCCGAATGAGTAGCCCCGCGCCAACGAGCAACACGATGGAGATCGCTACTTCCGCGACCACGAGCAGGTTACGGAGCCGCCGGCGTGAACCGCTCAAGCCTCCGTCACCATGAGTGTTCCTGCCACCGGCCTTGAGCGTCGAGTTGAGATCGACGCGCGCCGCTTTGAGCGCCGGCGCCAGACCGAACAGAATGCCCGTGAGAATCGACACGCCAAACGTGAATGCGAGGACGCGTCCGTCGAGACCGATCGCGTCGATGCGCGGAATGTTGCCCGGATTGATGGCGCGAATCGCGCCGAGGGCGAGCGCGGCGACCAAGAGACCGGCCACGCCACCCATGAGACCGAGCAGCGTGGTCTCGGTGAGGAGTTGCCGCACGAGACGCCGCCAATTTGCCCCGAGCGCAACGCGAACGGCGATCTCCTTTTGCCGTGAGCTCGCGCGCGTGAGCAACAGGTTCGCGACGTTCGCGCACGCAATGAGCAGGACGAGCGTCACGGAGCCCATCAGGACCAGCACCGCGAGCCGCACGTTGCCGACCACGGATTCGACGAGCGGCACGACGTCGATCGTGAAGGTGCGATCGCGCTTGTCCTTGTCCCGAATCCGCGCCGCGATCGCGGCGACGTCGGCGTGCGCCTGCGTCATCGTCACGTTTGGCTTGAGCCGCGCCATGAGATTGTAGTTCTCGTCCCCGCGGCGATTCACGGCATCGGCGCCGAGTGGGAGCGGCAGAAAGAGATCCATCTGCTGCGTGCTCGACACGGTCGGCATGATCTCGGCGTTCAAGAGAAAATTCGCGTCAAGCACGCCGACGACTTGAAATTGATGGATCGAATCCCGTGGACTGAGACCGTTCAGCACGATCGTCTTGCCGACGATGGTTGGATCGCCGTTGAATGTGCGCTTCCAGAACGCGTTGCTCAGCACGACGACGGGCGCCTTGCCCGGCACGTCTTCGTCTGGCTGCAGGAGCCGGCCGTAGCGAGCTTTCGCCCCGAGCATATGAAAAAGGCTCGAGGAGGTGAGCAGCGCCTCGACACGCTGCGGCTCGGGAAACGGCGCTTCGCCACCGCGGCCAATCAGCGTTCCCGCGCGACCCTGCGAGATCGAGAGCTCGGAGAACGACCGATTCTCGTTTTTGATGTCCGTGTATTGGCCGGGTGACGGCCAGTCCTGCGGGATGTTGATGCCCGGCGACCGGAGCCACAGCACCGTCAGTCGCTCGGGCTCCGGATATGGGAGCGGCTTGAGCAGGAGCGCGTCGACGACGCTGAAAACCGCGCTGTTCGCGCCGATGCCGATCGCCAGCGACGCGACGATTACGGCAGTCAGGCCGGCCGTTCGCCTGAAGGTCCTAAGGGCGTATCGGATGTCTTGCAGAAAATCGGTCATGCTCGCTCCACGCCAGGTCACCTTCCAACGAACGTACCGCGATGGCGATCTGTTGCACACCGCACCGGAGTGGGACAGCGAAATCGTCTCCGCCGTTGCCCCGAAGACAGCCGTCGTGCATATCAAACGGGCATCGGTGATGCATCCGCGGGTGGGCGACGTGGATCATTTCACAGATCCAGTCCGCGTGTAGAACGCGATTCGACACGTCGCTGATCTTGAGGACGGTCCCCTGCATGACCAACCTTGTAGTTGACAGCACCGCTTGACGCTCTGTTCTCTGCGCAATAGGATGCGGCGACAATCGAACTGAAACGCGCCGACCATAGGGGCCCTTCGGGTGCATGCGTTCGGCGCGAGAGTAGGCGGAATCCCTGGCCGCGGAAATGGCCGGATTCCGCTTTTTTTACACTACTGGTTTGAGGGGGCCGCGTGCAACCATCTGATCTTCAGCGCATATTCGACTACAGCTATTGGGCGAACGCAAGACTCTTTGCGGCGATCGAGCCGTTGAGCGCCGAGCAATTCGCGGCGCCGGTCGCCGGAAGCTACGGGTCGATACGGAACACGCTCGTGCATGTCTTGAGCGCGGAGTGGGGCTGGTTGGATCGCTGTGGCGGGCCGTCGCGCGGCGATGCACTCAAGCCCGAGAACTTCCCGACGCTGGATGCGCTTCGTCAGACGTGGGCCGAGGTCGAAGAGCACGTGCGGGCGTTCCTCGTCGGGTTGTCGGACGCCGACGTGTCGCGCACGGTGCGCTTCGCGTTTGGCGGAGGGCCGACGCACGAGATGCGTGTCCGCGATTTGCTCGAGCACGCGGCGCTGCACGCGGTACATCATCGCGGTCAAGTTGCGTTGCTCCTGCGTGAGCAGGGCGTGGCGCCGGGAAATTTCGATTTTCTCATTTATCTCGCGGAAAGCGAACGACACCCATGACTGTCGTACGTATCTGCACGGCCGCCGTGGCGTCCTTCGCGACGTACTTCCTCCTGGGGGCGCCTTCTTCAGCGGCTCGGCGATGCGCGCCGAATTCGCTCGCGTTGCGACCGTGTACCGCACGCAAGACTCGATGAAGAGCGTGATGCCGATCGGCATGCTTGGTATGCTCCTGTCGATGATCGCGCTCGCGACGCTGTTCGCCATGATGCACGCCGTTTTGGCTACGTCTTGCTGCTTCATCCACATGACGCTGTTGAGCGACTCCGACGCGACCGGCCTGGCTTGGTGCCAGTCGAATGGTGGGAGTTGTCTTTGCAAAGGCTCCTTGAAATCGGAGCGACGAGGCGCCCACTCGAGGATACTCAGCGTGGGTACGAATCGCTTCGCTTGAGCTTGCCGAGCAACGTGCGAGCCCGGATCAATCTCAGGAAGAAACAGGGGGAGCGGCCTGATTCACATAAAAAAGCGACCCAACCGAACCGGTTGAGTCGCTGCAAGTTGCCCCTCCTGGGATCGAACCAGGACTCTCCTGATCCAGAGTCAGGCGTGTTGCCAGTTACACCAAGGGGCAAAAAATCGCCGTCCCCCTGACAGCGGAGCGGCGAACATCTTGATTATAC
It contains:
- a CDS encoding ABC transporter permease; amino-acid sequence: MTDFLQDIRYALRTFRRTAGLTAVIVASLAIGIGANSAVFSVVDALLLKPLPYPEPERLTVLWLRSPGINIPQDWPSPGQYTDIKNENRSFSELSISQGRAGTLIGRGGEAPFPEPQRVEALLTSSSLFHMLGAKARYGRLLQPDEDVPGKAPVVVLSNAFWKRTFNGDPTIVGKTIVLNGLSPRDSIHQFQVVGVLDANFLLNAEIMPTVSSTQQMDLFLPLPLGADAVNRRGDENYNLMARLKPNVTMTQAHADVAAIAARIRDKDKRDRTFTIDVVPLVESVVGNVRLAVLVLMGSVTLVLLIACANVANLLLTRASSRQKEIAVRVALGANWRRLVRQLLTETTLLGLMGGVAGLLVAALALGAIRAINPGNIPRIDAIGLDGRVLAFTFGVSILTGILFGLAPALKAARVDLNSTLKAGGRNTHGDGGLSGSRRRLRNLLVVAEVAISIVLLVGAGLLIRSFVQLQRVSPGFQPDGVVSMRLGVSGRHFDDRNAALAYWTTFGDQLASVPGVKERGAVSALPFTSSVGWGQINVEGWTPEPGHELQVDQRGATTNYFSTMRIPLIAGRVFTDADLAENAEPVVLIDNKFAQRFWPKGEAIGKHVWFNPARKFRIAGVVGTVKQYGLDVDGRIVVYMPSPNAGYQVARTTGDPITIARAMIRKMHDLDPTLTVYDVQTMSDRMSGSMARQRFATTMLGAFAAFALLLAVIGVYGVMSRLVAQGSHDIGVRMALGADRGGILLMILRRGTELTALGVVAGLVGAAALTRVMASLLFGISTTDAITFAVVPIILIATAMLATYIPALRATRVDPTVALREE
- a CDS encoding DinB family protein, coding for MQPSDLQRIFDYSYWANARLFAAIEPLSAEQFAAPVAGSYGSIRNTLVHVLSAEWGWLDRCGGPSRGDALKPENFPTLDALRQTWAEVEEHVRAFLVGLSDADVSRTVRFAFGGGPTHEMRVRDLLEHAALHAVHHRGQVALLLREQGVAPGNFDFLIYLAESERHP